A stretch of the Bacillus licheniformis DSM 13 = ATCC 14580 genome encodes the following:
- a CDS encoding catalase, translated as MDQHSNEQKSDMETDDTLTNRQGHPITNNQNIRTVGNRGPSTLENYDFLEKISHFDRERVPERVVHARGAGAHGYFEAYGTAGDEPVSKYTRAKLFQEKGKRTPVFVRFSTVTHGISSPETLRDPRGFAVKFYTEDGNWDLVGNNLKIFFIRDAVKFPDLIHAFKPDPVTNLQDGERIFDFISNTPEAMHMITFLFSPWGIPANYRQMQGSGVNTYKWVNQEGEAVLVKYHWEPKQGIKNLTQKEAEEIQAKNFNHATQDLYEAIERGDYPEWELFVQIMSDDEHPELDFDPLDDTKLWPEDQFPWLPVGKMVLNKNPEDYFTEVEQAAFGTGVLVDGLDFSDDKMLQGRTFSYSDTQRYRVGANYLQLPINAPKKRVATNQRGGQMQYKVDLGKNQSPHINYEPSTINGLKEAKQDGKEYTPHVEGNLVRESIDRQNNFKQAGDTYRHFEDWEKDELITNLVNTLAPCDQRIQTKMIDMLKQCDKEYGSRVEEGLKNASSQNTSSREPIGAEGAEDAPRQAEEKGHSQDPY; from the coding sequence ATGGATCAGCATTCAAACGAGCAGAAATCTGACATGGAGACTGATGATACGTTAACAAACCGGCAGGGCCACCCGATCACAAACAATCAGAATATCAGAACCGTGGGCAACCGGGGGCCATCAACATTGGAGAACTATGATTTCCTGGAGAAGATCAGCCACTTTGACAGGGAGAGGGTTCCAGAGCGGGTCGTCCATGCCAGGGGAGCCGGAGCGCACGGCTATTTTGAAGCTTATGGGACAGCAGGCGATGAGCCGGTCTCAAAGTATACGAGAGCAAAGCTTTTTCAGGAAAAAGGCAAGAGAACCCCGGTGTTTGTCCGTTTTTCGACGGTGACTCACGGGATATCCTCACCGGAAACGCTGCGGGATCCCCGCGGATTTGCGGTCAAGTTCTACACTGAAGACGGTAACTGGGATCTGGTCGGAAACAACTTGAAGATCTTCTTTATCCGCGATGCGGTAAAGTTTCCGGATTTAATCCATGCATTTAAGCCGGACCCGGTTACGAATTTGCAGGATGGCGAAAGAATCTTTGACTTCATTTCCAACACGCCTGAAGCGATGCATATGATCACATTTTTGTTTTCGCCTTGGGGTATTCCGGCGAACTACCGGCAGATGCAGGGGTCCGGGGTGAACACGTACAAATGGGTGAATCAAGAAGGGGAAGCCGTGCTTGTGAAATATCACTGGGAACCGAAGCAGGGCATAAAAAACTTGACGCAAAAAGAGGCGGAAGAAATTCAGGCGAAGAATTTCAATCACGCCACACAGGATTTATATGAAGCGATTGAGCGCGGAGATTATCCCGAGTGGGAGCTGTTCGTTCAAATCATGAGCGATGATGAGCATCCTGAGCTCGATTTTGACCCGCTTGACGACACGAAGCTGTGGCCTGAAGATCAATTTCCTTGGCTGCCTGTCGGCAAAATGGTTTTAAACAAAAATCCGGAAGACTACTTTACAGAAGTCGAACAAGCGGCATTTGGAACAGGGGTTCTTGTCGACGGACTTGACTTTTCCGATGACAAAATGCTTCAGGGACGTACTTTTTCCTACTCGGATACACAGCGCTACAGAGTGGGAGCCAACTATCTGCAGCTGCCGATCAATGCGCCGAAAAAAAGGGTGGCAACCAATCAGCGGGGCGGCCAGATGCAGTACAAGGTCGATTTAGGCAAAAATCAAAGCCCGCACATCAACTATGAACCTTCAACCATCAACGGGCTGAAAGAAGCAAAGCAGGATGGCAAAGAATACACCCCGCATGTGGAAGGAAACCTTGTGCGCGAAAGTATCGACAGGCAGAATAATTTCAAGCAGGCCGGGGACACTTACAGGCATTTCGAAGACTGGGAAAAGGACGAGCTGATTACGAATCTGGTCAATACACTTGCCCCGTGCGACCAAAGAATTCAAACGAAGATGATCGATATGCTGAAGCAATGCGACAAGGAATATGGAAGCAGAGTCGAGGAAGGATTAAAAAACGCCTCCAGCCAAAATACATCCAGCCGGGAGCCGATCGGAGCAGAAGGCGCCGAAGATGCCCCGAGACAGGCGGAAGAAAAAGGGCACTCTCAAGACCCGTATTAA